The sequence agtttttttaaaacactgaatttcATCTAAAATGTTATGTGTCTAGACCCTTTAAAACCAGTCAGTTTTTGTCACATGAGATCATTTCTGTAAAGGCTGCTCAGATGGATCAGCAGGCTGGATTCTGTCACTTATTTCCTGTTGTATAATATAAATAGGCAACAAACATTTTAGGTCCAAAACCAGTGAAGTGACATGgttgtatataaaaaataaaagtacaatattatagatcttgatttttttttctttttaagtaatAAAGGCCATGTTCCAGAGGTCGagaatatataatttttaaagcagcagtaaAGAAACTCCAGCAAGGGAGACAGTAAACCAGCAAggtaaaataatattatttggactatatttctttttgtttaggATTATTCTGATATTAAAAGACAATTAAACTGTGaactatttttagtttttaattctcagatgtaaaaatttatttgttaaCCGGACTGTACAACCACCTTTCTGAgactgaatttttgtttttctcctgtcgATTTTTGTATTaattgtgtgtgcatgtgtgtgtttttaaaatgcatatttttattgGCTATTTTACAGCAGATGCATTTCTTGTATAGGTTATATTAGCCTTTTGCTAGAAGACTACAACAGAAcaactgcattttttaaacatctaacattgctttttttttggtccctaATATAGTTTTTAAAGAGAATTAATGCAAGTCACTGTATCTGTAATGTTCTACTAAAATGATGCATGTTGAgcaaaacacattaaactaaTAAACCCTCAGCCAAGCTGAAACATCTACAAGTCCCACATTGTTGCATTTAACTGTGGAATATGATTTCACTTTTTCAagactttgtttattttagctatgCGTCTATTAACTTTAACACAAATAACAATGGTGGTCCTGCTCTTTAGGTATGGTTTGTTGCATTTCTCCACTCACTGCATCTGAGCAGGACACTAAGTGTGTTTGGCATCCGCTGGCCAGATCCGATCTCTCCCgatcagctgcaggagaagaaGGTGTGGATGTGGATGGAATGAGGACAGGAAGCGGCTGTAAGCCGTCACTCTGTTGCAAGACAGAATTTTGACTGACTGACTCCTCAGCCCTCCAGAAAGTGTCAGGGTGAGCGCATCCAGCCTCAGGTGTCTCAGGCCCTGTCTCTCTGTTCACCTCTCTGTTCACAACTTCCTCGTTTCACTTTTCATTAGGCTACAGCGACATCTTTATCTGCTGAACAAAACTGTACTTTTATCCCCATAAAAAGAGTGCTCAGTTGCTGTCTcagttctaaaacaaatatctcagaaagacatcaaataaaagaaagacaaggTAATTGGATGCTGATAGCTTTATTTATGGCAGTTAGAAAAGGGGGAGTGTAAGGCACACAAAGGTTTTGAGAGCATTGTGAGTGCTTCTAGTCATCTTTAAACCCTATGATTTGAGGGATTCAGCCTGTAGCAAAGGGTCATTCATGGTCTTCTTGTCCAGGCCAAAGGGCAAAGGTCAGTGCCCAGACACGAGAATTGGTCAGTGCAAAGCTCAGAGGGGCGTGGAGGTTTAAAGGCGAGAGGGTCACCAGGAAATTTGTTATTCATTCGACATCAGAGTCATCTGCAGCACCGGAGATGGTGTAGGTCTGTTCTTGGTGGTCCATCTCCACCACATCATCCTCTGTTTTCACCGTTCTGTAGAGGgaggagaaaaatgaaagagCTTATTTACCTGAAGAAGTGATCATAGTCTAAATTCTACTGCTATCACAGAATAGTTAATACAGTTCAACCCTTTAAGACCCGAGCCACTAAACAAACTCAGATGTTGCATCAGGTCATAATGGATTCAGTTGGTGCTTCTGAAttaagcactttggatcgccttgctgctgaaaagtgctatataaataaatttcacttcacttcacttaattAAGGTCAggtttgattatttctttttctaagtTTGACTTGGGAAATCAAAATATGCCCCGACTAAAAGCTTGGGAAAGATACCCAGTGGTACCTTTACCTAATGAGCACTGTCCTTCTCTCCGTCAGCTCCACAGCCTGCTCTGCATAGGCCTCAGTGATGCCGTCATATCCATCCGATCCATATCCAATCTGGGCACCGCTCACATCACTGTTCCCTTTGCTAATCCGACTCATTCCACCACAGACTGACTGAGCAACACCTACATCATTTACACTCACACTCTCTGATCCCACACTGACTCTGATTCCACCCTCCATTACTGTAGGACCCTGTCCTTGGATTTTACCTAATACTCCACCAACCCCATCACCCTGGCCTCCACCTACACCCTCATTTCCTCTACCAAATCCATTTCCCATACCACCTACACCACCAGGAAGGCCTGTGGTGTCGCCACCTGCTCCCAGTCCAACTCCACTCACACTGCTTTCACCTAACTGTCCAGACCTGAGTCCTACACCACCAACCACAGTGTCCAAACTTTTAGTGGCAGCACCCAACCCCCCAACCCCAGAATCCAAACCTTGAGGGCTAACACCTAAAACTCCAGGACCAGTGCCCACACCACCTGCACCTACTCCTCCTATACCAGCACCAGGACCAGTGGATCCAAAACCTACACCACCAGCCCCAACACCAGTCACTCCTCCAGCACATACTCCTCCTATACCAGCACCAGGACCAGTGGATCCAAAACCTACACCACCAGCTCCAACACCAGCACCTACTCCTCCTACACCAGCACCAGGACCAGTGGATCCAAAACCTACACCACCAGCTCCAACACCAGCACCTACTCCTCCTACACCAGCACCAGGACCTGTGGATCCAAAATCTACACCACCAGCTCCGACACCAGTCATTCCTCCAATGCCAACTCCTCCAATGCCAGCAGGACCAGTGGTTTCAAAACCTAAACCACCAGCACCAACTCCTCCAATGCCAGTACCAGGACCAGTGGTGATATCAGTGCCTACACCCCCAGCTCCTAATTCTTGACCACCAGTCACGCCTGCGCTAACAGCTGAACTCTGCCTGTTATCAGTACCTCCAGCACCTATCCTATCAAGTACACCTCCAGTACCAGGGCTGGATCCAGTGCCCGTTTTAACTATGTCCCCACCCATTCCTACACCACCAACCCTGGCTCCAACTACCCCTCTACTATCTCCCATCAGTCCACCACCCATTCCACCCACAGCGTCCAAGCTTCCTCCACTGAGGCTCACCCCAGCACTAATGGCGCTCATGCTACAGCTGGTAAGGGACAGGGATTGCATCATGCCAGACAGCCGCAGGTCTTCCCCCTCAATCAATTTTCTGCAAAGAGAgacaaaatatttgtattttattatagtTTGTTCAAACAGAGATTATTAACTCAACTTCTGGCTGTTTTTTATGTACCTGTAAGTAGTAATCTCTATCTCCAGAGCCATCTTAATATTCAGAAGGT is a genomic window of Kryptolebias marmoratus isolate JLee-2015 linkage group LG16, ASM164957v2, whole genome shotgun sequence containing:
- the zgc:172323 gene encoding keratin, type II cytoskeletal 7 isoform X1 — encoded protein: MSRSPERISSYRRHFEDSSSSTYQVRVSSPSPTRREARHASTGYSTRSGSSGMCVDSMGRRTASAARRSRMAGVGVGAGALVCVGPSGERPIDLDAAAAENQEFLNTRTSEKQEMIVLNDRLAVYIDKVRSLEQKNKLLETEIEAYQGRFGKPTGLRLLYEEQLKELKRIADQMKVQRDISLAAKEAAAGQLEAIKIKYEEAVEMRKKAELEIEAFRPDVDQATSSRIGLEKKLEQLEVEVEFLKRIHQQEIDELLKQIYSAHVSAQSVFTLPDLAGALKQIQTQYDDIAAKNLQEMDSWYKNKFEDLTKKSSRHVDRVRSIREEIAGAKKDIQSKERDLDSLRTRNEALEAQIREREEKYKKELEDLQARIEALQLELKSTKEKIALHLREYQDLLNIKMALEIEITTYRKLIEGEDLRLSGMMQSLSLTSCSMSAISAGVSLSGGSLDAVGGMGGGLMGDSRGVVGARVGGVGMGGDIVKTGTGSSPGTGGVLDRIGAGGTDNRQSSAVSAGVTGGQELGAGGVGTDITTGPGTGIGGVGAGGLGFETTGPAGIGGVGIGGMTGVGAGGVDFGSTGPGAGVGGVGAGVGAGGVGFGSTGPGAGVGGVGAGVGAGGVGFGSTGPGAGIGGVCAGGVTGVGAGGVGFGSTGPGAGIGGVGAGGVGTGPGVLGVSPQGLDSGVGGLGAATKSLDTVVGGVGLRSGQLGESSVSGVGLGAGGDTTGLPGGVGGMGNGFGRGNEGVGGGQGDGVGGVLGKIQGQGPTVMEGGIRVSVGSESVSVNDVGVAQSVCGGMSRISKGNSDVSGAQIGYGSDGYDGITEAYAEQAVELTERRTVLIRTVKTEDDVVEMDHQEQTYTISGAADDSDVE